A genomic segment from Diadema setosum chromosome 11, eeDiaSeto1, whole genome shotgun sequence encodes:
- the LOC140234820 gene encoding thyrotroph embryonic factor-like codes for MDLMEGMEERLSDIRGITLKSLLENPSFLQPPSGNNDSKKGKDKDGNKDKEAGLFDSFDYCSEDMAAAFLGPSLWEKTPYDDLKLEYMDLDEFLTENGISVSEGKNGNSEKSSQEERAMPAKEPQSPDPEINQPSPQSIQAALNIPSPTPSPPPPSTPDSIPEVVIPSGMSPVRDPSPVHIDVQFNLTDTDVALATAPGQDNFDPKECNFTEEELKPQPMIKKSKKVYVPDEQKDERYWERRRKNNIAAKRSRDARRIKENQIVIRAAYLEKENGALKGDILDLKKENSTLKKIIATYEKRLNMMKMD; via the exons ATGGATCTAATGGAGGGAATGGAAGAGCGCTTAAGCGACATTCGTGGGATAACCCTAAAATCGTTACTGGAAAATCCGAGTTTTTTGCAGCCTCCATCGGGCAACAATGATTCGAAAAAAG GCAAGGACAAAGATGGCAATAAAGACAAGGAGGCTGGCCTTTTCGACAGCTTCGACTACTGCTCGGAAGACATGGCAGCGGCCTTCCTTGGCCCCTCACTCTGGGAAAAGACGCCGTACGACGACCTCAAGCTGGAGTACATGGACCTGGACGAGTTCCTGACGGAAAATGGAATATCCGTTAGTGAAGGGAAGAACGGCAACAGTGAGAAGTCGTCTCAGGAGGAAAGAGCTATGCCCGCCAAGGAACCACAATCACCAGACCCCGAGATCAATCAGCCGTCCCCGCAGTCCATTCAGGCCGCTTTGAACAtcccatcccccaccccaagTCCACCTCCCCCTAGCACTCCTGACAGTATTCCAGAAG TTGTCATCCCGAGTGGAATGAGTCCTGTGCGAGACCCCAGTCCAGTTCACATAGACGTGCAATTCAACTTGACCGACACTGATGTCGCACTGGCCACAGCTCCAGGTCAGGATAACTTTGACCCCAAGGAGTGCAATTTCACTGAGGAGGAGCTGAAACCACAGCCCATGATCAAGAAGTCAAAGAAAGTGTACGTGCCTGACGAACAGAAGGACGAGCGGTACTGGGAGAGGCGACGGAAGAACAACATCGCAGCCAAGAGGTCACGAGACGCCCGCCGCATCAAGGAGAATCAAATCGTCATCCGAGCAGCTTACCTTGAGAAAGAAAATGGTGCCCTCAAGGGAGATATCCTCGatttgaaaaaggaaaattCCACATTGAAGAAAATCATTGCGACGTACGAGAAGCGCCTCAACATGATGAAAATGGACTAG
- the LOC140235330 gene encoding copper transport protein ATOX1-like — MGSTQKYEFKVEMTCGGCSSAVERVLGRMEGIQDKKIDLEKQRVIVETTLPSDEVLAALKKTGKATEFIGTC; from the exons ATGGGTTCGACACAG AAGTACGAGTTCAAAGTTGAAATGACATGTGGTGGCTGTTCCTCTGCTGTGGAAAGGGTTCTGGGTCGCATGGAAG gAATCCAAGACAAGAAGATTGATCTTGAGAAGCAGAGGGTTATCGTGGAAACGACTCTTCCAAGTGATGAAGTGCTTGCTGCCCTGAAGAAGACTGGAAAAGCCACAGAATTTATTGGAACATGCTAG